In one window of Methanolobus mangrovi DNA:
- the rpl7ae gene encoding 50S ribosomal protein L7Ae, with protein MAAKFDVPEELVNKALESVELARDTGKLKKGINEVTKAIERGITKLAVIADDVDPAEVIAHIAPLCEEKNTAYIYVTEQKELGAACGIGVACSAVAIIDAGRGSELVEDIAQKVSALK; from the coding sequence ATGGCAGCTAAATTTGATGTTCCAGAAGAACTTGTAAACAAAGCACTTGAGAGTGTAGAACTGGCAAGAGACACAGGTAAATTAAAGAAAGGCATAAATGAAGTGACAAAAGCTATCGAGAGAGGCATCACAAAGCTTGCAGTAATTGCAGACGATGTCGATCCTGCTGAAGTTATTGCACACATTGCACCACTCTGTGAAGAGAAGAATACTGCATACATCTATGTAACTGAGCAGAAAGAGCTTGGTGCTGCCTGCGGAATAGGTGTTGCTTGCTCTGCTGTCGCTATTATCGACGCTGGCAGGGGTAGTGAGCTTGTTGAAGACATTGCACAGAAAGTAAGTGCACTTAAATAA